Genomic window (Daucus carota subsp. sativus chromosome 5, DH1 v3.0, whole genome shotgun sequence):
AGTTCCGAGAATTCCTAGGTGTTGGGCTTCTGAATTTTCTATGCATTCTTTTCGGATTTTTTCTGCAtatagggctgtaattcgagtcgggcggctcgcgagctcgcccggctcgaactcgtttaagtgggctcgactcgactcgttaaacgagccgagttcgggcaaaggtttcggctcgtttaattaaacgagccggctcgactcgactcgtgaaattaaacgagccgagttcgggcagaggtttgggctcgattaagtATATTATACTGCATTAGGTGTTTTAAAAATTGCGGTAtagattaattatcaaaaaatctctgatatatttaaatattaatctaatttgactaaaaatcttcaatttattaaaaatcccGAGTTTATTCTCAGAATCCATGCCACCATGACAAGGAGCTTCATACAACCATACTACTACACTTCAACAGAGTAATTAAAATGAGTTTCTTAGAAGAGTTTATGAGATCAACAGCTCTTCCAGATTTACTCACTGAGCAACTAATTTTCCTCGCCAGAATTTAAAGAACCATGGGGCACATCCATCAGAGAGAACCAAGACATGTAAACAAAAAGGTAGTTTTTCATATATGTGATCAAGCATATAGGAAGAACATTGACACAAAATTAAACAGCTGGTCTGTCATACAAACATCAAAATAACATAAGTCTTTTCAACAGAGATGGAACAAACACAGGATAACAAGGCTAATAATAGCCACACCACCGCCTGTCAAGCACCCAATTCTGAGACCAGGTGGCTGACACAGCAAAACACATGACACGAAACAGAACAGAAACTCGACTTGAAATTAAAACAACAAGATGGGAATAACAGACCCAGAATGCAGTATCGCGACGACGATACCCATCAACGGCGCCGGTTCATTTCTTCTTGATTGCAGCCTTGGTGACCTTGGCTCCGGTAGGATCCTTCTTCTCCACACTCTTGATGACTCCCACAGCAACAGTCTGCCTCATGTCACGAACAGCAAACCTTCCAAGTGGAGGGTAGGACATGAAGGTCTCGACCACCATGGGCTTGGTTGGAATCATCTTAACGAATCCAGCATCGCCATTCTTCAAAAACTTGGGCTCTTTCTCGAGTTCCTTACCAGATCGACGATCAATCTTGGTTTGGATTTCAGCAAACTTAACAGCAATGTGAGAAGTGTGGCAATCAAGCACTGGAGCATAACCATTACCAATCTGACCAGGGTGGTTCATGATGATAACTTGAGCAGTAAAGTTGGCAGCCTCTTTGGCGGGATCATCCTTAGAGTTTGAGGCAACATACCCACGCTTGAGATCCTTGACAGCAACATTCTTAACATTGAATCCAACATTGTCACCAGGAAGAGCCTCTTGTAGAGCCTCATGATGCATCTCAACGGACTTGACTTCAGTGGTCAACCCTGAAGGACCGAAAGTCACAACCATACCGGGCTTGATCACACCAGTTTCAACACGTCCCACTGGCACAGTTCCAATACCTCCAATCTTGTAAACATCCTGAAGTGGGAGACGAAGAGGCTTGTCTGATGGTCTCTTGGGCTCAGAAATCTGGTCAAGGGCTTCAAGAAGAGTTGGGCCCTTGTACCAGTCAAGGTTTGTCGACCTATCAATCATGTTGTCACCTTCAAATCCAGAGATGGGAATGAAAGCAATTTTGTCGGGGTTGTACCCAACCTTCTTCAAGTAAGATGACACCTCCTTGACAATTTCTTCAAATCTAGACTTGGAGTACTTGGGAGTTGTGGCATCCATCTATGCAAGTTTAGCAAAATACCAAATATAAACAGTTAGGAATGCTTTGACATCAATTTTACTGAGCAATTTACTATTTACAACTTAGGTAAGAGTTTAAAATAGTGGCATATAGATCTTTTTATATTGCTTTCAAAGATAGTTAAATATGTACAAGAACAGAACATAGTAAACAGCAATTATAAACCAACTTGTTATAAAGCCATACCTTGTTGCAGCAACAGATCATCTGCTTGACACCAAGGGTAAATGCAAGTAAAGCGTGCTCACGAGTTTGCCCATCCTTGGAGATACCAGCTTCAAAACCTCCGGTGGTGGAGTCAATAATGAGGACAGCACAATCAGCCTGAGAAGTTccagtaatcatgttcttaatgAAATCACGATGTCCTGGAGCATCAATGACTGTGCAGTAGTACTTGGTGGTCTCGAACTTCCACAGGGCAATATCAATGGTGATACCACGTTCACGCTCAGCCTTAAGTTTGTCAAGCACCCATGCGTACTTGAATGAACGTTTGTTCATCTCAGCAGCTTCTTTCTCAAATCTCTCGATGACACGCTTGTCAATACCACCAAGCTTGTAGATAAGATGACCAGTGGTGGTAGACTTTCCAGAGTCGACATGGCCAATGACCACAATACTGATATGAATCTTTTCCTTACCCATACTGAACTAGCTGcaaaacacaaaacaaaaaaagGTTAAACACAAATTCAGCATTCCAAACCAATGATACACAGACTTGTTTAACAAATCCATGCCAGAGTATGACCAAAGTTACCCAACTAATCATCTAGCTTATAAACATTTAACTATATctaaaaaacaaattgtaaAACCCTGCACAGGAAAATAGAAGCAGACAAATAAGAGTATTTAAGCATTACGGAGAAAATATAACATGAATCCGTAGCCATTCTTCCGCAGAGAATAGTTCGAAATAAATAAGATACATATCAAACAAAATAGTTTTCAGAAAAATTTAGTTGAAAAACATAACAGTTTTAAGAAAAATCCAATCTAACATCAAAAAATAGAAAGTCTATACATATCAAGTGAATAGActagtttatttaataaaagttgATAAATCCAATTGACCAGAGCAAATCAGTGATTTAACATGCTCACAAACAAGTAAACATCAAACATAaagtaaaaaagtaaaaatcaaatcaatctgtatatacacaaatcaaaacagtatatatatcattttcatAAGAACAGATTTCAAGTTGTCATCAAATAAACCAGATCAAGAAacatatataaacttgaataTAAAGCACAAACAAGCTACCAAATCAGATCTGATAATCTAACTTGTGTAAATTCATAAAACATGTTTGGAAACTAAATCAAAGTCAAAACAGAGTCAAATTCAGACAGAACTAGAAAAGACATCAACATACAGTTACATATGCACATAAAGATAACTAAGGCTCATGTAATAAAAGTAGAGAAGATCTGAAACATCAACATAAAGCAAAGATTAATCAAaaaacatggtaaaacatgtaAGAGAATGAACTAATAACATACAtataagagagagaaagagagaggacCTTAGAGAAATCTCTTGCAGCGGCTGAAGAGAAGGGAGGCTAGTGTAAGAAAGTGAGAGTAGGGTTTTTTGAGGAGAATGAGTTGTATTTATAGGGAGAACAAACCCTAGTTGTGAGTAGTTTACGCAAATGGCCTTGATGAattaatatcattattttattcatctCTGTGTGTGTATTCCACTTTTTGGCAGATGGCGGTAAGAGCTAGACAAACTAGCAGCGTTCACGGGAAGTTGCTGTTGGGAGGACTAGGAGTAATGGGCTACTTAGCCCAACTTGATGGCCCAGCCCACCTGGGTTCTCGGGTTGTGAAATATATTCTCTGTGTTTTCTTTGGGCCAGATTGAGgataaaaacaaaatgaattATCTAGTGCCTTTGGATGATATGGTATATCGAAATGGGACTGAGTGAGGTTATAGAAATGAGTATTTAAACGGAATGAATTAAATGATTAATCTCTTAAGTTGGAGAAAGGATTTGATTTCATATCATATAACGGTTAATTCAAACACAAAAGTAAATTCTCGTTAGGGCGCTAATCATCAACTAAACACAAATGTAAATTTGAAGTTATAGATTTTCATTTTTAAGTAGGGTTTTTCATctaaaatttatagattttcATTTTTAACTAGGATTTCGTATCTATGACGTTATTTTACACTCTTTTTCTTTGATCCTGATCCAACCAAAACAAAAGCTGAGCTACTGAATAACTCCGACCCGTAGTTTATACACATCGTTTTGTTTTCGTTTCTATTTAGGATTTCATTTGTActgcaatatataatttttagtcatcgtatcacaaaatataattgataattataataACATGTTTATTCATCCAATAATAAATTACGCCATGTGGTTTATGATTTCATATATGGCTAACATGATCAAATCCTACACAGTTTTATTAAATAGAGAAACTATTACctataatatatcaatataccAATATACTAATTATATCAACTAGTAATTTTTGCCCGCTACGCATGGgcataaaaatgatttttttacaacaaatgaattcataaaattttaaaaaattattataaatcttaTAAAGTAATAATGAgtat
Coding sequences:
- the LOC108222822 gene encoding elongation factor 1-alpha → MGKEKIHISIVVIGHVDSGKSTTTGHLIYKLGGIDKRVIERFEKEAAEMNKRSFKYAWVLDKLKAERERGITIDIALWKFETTKYYCTVIDAPGHRDFIKNMITGTSQADCAVLIIDSTTGGFEAGISKDGQTREHALLAFTLGVKQMICCCNKMDATTPKYSKSRFEEIVKEVSSYLKKVGYNPDKIAFIPISGFEGDNMIDRSTNLDWYKGPTLLEALDQISEPKRPSDKPLRLPLQDVYKIGGIGTVPVGRVETGVIKPGMVVTFGPSGLTTEVKSVEMHHEALQEALPGDNVGFNVKNVAVKDLKRGYVASNSKDDPAKEAANFTAQVIIMNHPGQIGNGYAPVLDCHTSHIAVKFAEIQTKIDRRSGKELEKEPKFLKNGDAGFVKMIPTKPMVVETFMSYPPLGRFAVRDMRQTVAVGVIKSVEKKDPTGAKVTKAAIKKK